The following proteins come from a genomic window of Helicobacter canadensis MIT 98-5491:
- a CDS encoding putative metalloprotease CJM1_0395 family protein translates to MQIGNFSFYSQDNFNAWKEKTHISQDLETNSFSQDDSSIQTTEDNQEKQEEDKNTQIVNGKELETDEVQYVRELESIDRNVKAHEAAHIAAGAGVVSGGASYGYTRGPDGKMYATSGEVPISMKKGKTPEETIQNARQIVAAAMAPADPSPQDYKVAASAMQMESQARTEQAQEQAQKNEETFKKQEEQEQQDQEKPFFDDSKRQYALQTYTQNQTSYQPKIEIAG, encoded by the coding sequence ATGCAAATAGGGAATTTTAGCTTTTACTCACAAGATAATTTCAATGCTTGGAAAGAAAAAACTCATATTTCCCAAGATTTAGAGACTAATTCATTTTCTCAAGATGATTCTAGCATCCAAACCACAGAGGATAATCAAGAAAAACAAGAAGAAGATAAAAATACACAAATTGTTAATGGCAAAGAGCTTGAAACTGATGAAGTGCAATATGTGCGTGAATTAGAAAGTATTGATAGAAATGTTAAAGCCCACGAAGCAGCACATATTGCAGCAGGAGCAGGTGTTGTAAGTGGTGGTGCAAGCTATGGATACACAAGAGGACCTGATGGCAAAATGTATGCTACTTCTGGAGAAGTGCCTATTTCAATGAAAAAGGGCAAAACTCCTGAAGAAACCATTCAAAATGCAAGACAAATTGTAGCAGCAGCTATGGCACCTGCTGATCCAAGTCCGCAAGATTATAAAGTTGCTGCAAGTGCTATGCAGATGGAAAGTCAAGCACGAACAGAACAAGCTCAAGAACAAGCCCAAAAAAATGAAGAAACTTTTAAAAAACAAGAGGAACAAGAACAACAAGATCAAGAAAAGCCATTCTTTGATGATTCTAAAAGACAATATGCTTTACAAACTTACACTCAAAATCAAACTTCCTATCAACCTAAAATTGAAATTGCCGGATAA
- the alaS gene encoding alanine--tRNA ligase gives MKKDVRALFLEFFQSKGHKIYESMPLVPDDPTLLFTNAGMVQFKDIFTGKVPTPSPNIATSAQLCIRAGGKHNDLENVGYTSRHHTLFEMLGNFSFGAYFKKEAIAYAWEFVTEVLGFSKEVLYVTIHESDDEAFELWKEHIDSNRIKRMGDKDNFWQMGDTGPCGPCSEIFVDQGAEKFNGPEDYFGGDGDRFLEIWNLVFMQYERDIEGNLKPLPKPSIDTGMGLERVMALLEGKSSNFDSSLFMPLIAKVEEIVGQKYFYESGASFRVIADHARAVAFLLAQGVNFDKEGRGYVLRRILRRAVRHGYLLGMRKPFVYEVLESVCENMGSHYHYLKEKKEIIKTQCKAEEERFFETLENGMNLFNKELEVLKKEKSKALFSGEIAFKLYDTYGFPLDLTQDMLRENGFGVDIDSFEVCMQKQKEQAKANWKGSGDSIQEGDFKTLLSKFGENVFIGYECAESKSKILALLDENFKEVKTLQGKGYVMFDKTPLYPQSGGPIGDKGRILQQNEIVATITDTKKYFGLNISTLETLKPLEIGQEVWIEVSKDRLEIAKHHSATHLLHKALREVLGDHITQAGSLVESNRLRFDFSHPKALSYEELNKVELLVNEKILKANPQICEVMGIEAAKSKGAMALFGEKYGENVRVISFGDSIELCGGIHVENTANIGSFYIVKESGVSSGVRRIEAVCGKAAYYYGKEALSEIASAKEMLKTQNLLEGIKKQKEQIKALKSQGGNSKNEINNLKIQEINGISMVIQGFSGSDIKEIIDEIKNKYEKVVILLIDESGRIAAGVKNAPIKAGIWVKEVAKVMGGNGGGRDDFATAGGKALDKIEEALKKAKEFVLQSLL, from the coding sequence ATGAAAAAAGATGTTCGTGCTTTATTCTTAGAGTTCTTTCAAAGTAAAGGACATAAAATCTATGAATCAATGCCTTTGGTGCCTGATGATCCCACCTTGCTTTTTACTAATGCAGGAATGGTGCAATTTAAAGATATTTTTACAGGCAAAGTGCCCACTCCAAGTCCAAATATTGCTACAAGCGCTCAACTCTGTATTCGTGCAGGTGGAAAGCATAACGATTTAGAAAATGTTGGCTACACTTCAAGGCATCACACGCTTTTTGAAATGTTAGGAAATTTTAGTTTTGGTGCTTATTTTAAGAAAGAAGCTATTGCGTATGCGTGGGAATTTGTAACGGAAGTTTTAGGTTTTAGCAAAGAAGTGCTTTATGTTACGATTCATGAAAGCGATGATGAAGCGTTTGAATTATGGAAAGAACATATCGATTCTAATCGTATTAAAAGAATGGGAGATAAAGATAATTTTTGGCAAATGGGTGATACAGGACCTTGTGGTCCTTGTAGCGAAATTTTTGTAGATCAAGGTGCAGAAAAATTCAATGGTCCAGAAGATTATTTTGGGGGCGATGGCGATCGATTCTTAGAGATTTGGAATCTTGTTTTTATGCAATACGAAAGGGATATTGAAGGGAATTTGAAGCCTCTTCCAAAGCCAAGCATTGATACAGGAATGGGTTTAGAACGAGTTATGGCATTATTAGAGGGCAAGAGTAGCAATTTTGATTCTTCTCTTTTTATGCCTTTGATTGCCAAAGTTGAAGAAATTGTTGGACAAAAATATTTTTATGAAAGTGGTGCGAGTTTTCGTGTTATAGCCGATCACGCTAGGGCGGTTGCATTTTTACTTGCACAAGGTGTGAATTTTGATAAAGAGGGCAGGGGCTATGTGCTAAGAAGAATCTTGCGTCGTGCTGTTAGACACGGGTATTTACTAGGAATGAGAAAGCCATTTGTCTATGAAGTTTTAGAAAGCGTGTGCGAGAATATGGGTAGCCACTATCACTACTTAAAAGAAAAAAAAGAAATTATCAAAACACAATGTAAAGCTGAAGAAGAGAGATTCTTTGAGACTTTAGAAAATGGTATGAATCTTTTTAATAAAGAACTTGAGGTGCTTAAAAAAGAAAAATCAAAAGCTCTCTTTAGTGGAGAAATTGCCTTTAAACTCTATGATACTTATGGCTTTCCACTTGATTTAACGCAAGATATGCTAAGAGAAAATGGTTTTGGTGTGGATATTGATAGCTTTGAAGTGTGTATGCAAAAACAAAAAGAGCAAGCAAAGGCAAATTGGAAAGGAAGTGGGGATAGTATTCAAGAAGGCGATTTTAAAACATTGCTTTCAAAATTTGGAGAAAATGTTTTTATTGGTTATGAATGTGCGGAATCTAAATCTAAAATTTTAGCTTTGCTTGATGAGAATTTTAAAGAAGTGAAAACCTTGCAAGGTAAGGGCTATGTGATGTTTGATAAAACACCGCTTTATCCACAATCTGGAGGTCCTATTGGCGATAAAGGAAGAATCTTACAGCAAAATGAAATTGTAGCGACTATCACAGATACCAAAAAATATTTTGGCTTAAATATTTCAACCCTAGAAACTCTAAAACCTCTAGAAATAGGGCAAGAAGTTTGGATAGAAGTGAGCAAAGACAGGTTAGAGATTGCCAAACACCATAGTGCAACACATTTATTACATAAAGCTTTAAGGGAAGTTTTAGGAGATCATATCACACAGGCAGGAAGCTTAGTTGAATCTAATCGTTTGCGTTTTGATTTCTCTCATCCTAAGGCGTTAAGTTATGAAGAATTAAATAAAGTTGAATTGCTAGTAAATGAAAAAATTTTAAAAGCTAATCCGCAAATTTGTGAAGTTATGGGTATTGAAGCTGCTAAATCCAAAGGAGCTATGGCGCTTTTTGGTGAAAAATATGGCGAAAATGTAAGGGTTATTAGCTTTGGTGATTCAATTGAATTATGCGGCGGTATCCATGTAGAAAATACTGCAAATATCGGAAGTTTTTATATTGTCAAAGAAAGTGGAGTGAGTAGCGGAGTTAGAAGAATCGAAGCGGTGTGCGGTAAAGCAGCGTATTATTATGGAAAAGAAGCTTTGAGTGAAATAGCTTCTGCAAAAGAGATGCTAAAAACACAAAATTTATTAGAAGGCATTAAAAAACAAAAAGAACAGATTAAAGCTCTAAAATCTCAAGGCGGTAACTCTAAAAATGAAATCAATAATCTAAAAATTCAAGAGATTAATGGAATTTCTATGGTGATTCAAGGTTTTAGCGGTAGCGACATTAAAGAAATCATTGATGAAATCAAAAACAAATATGAAAAAGTAGTTATTTTGCTCATTGATGAGAGTGGAAGAATTGCTGCTGGGGTTAAAAATGCTCCTATTAAAGCAGGGATTTGGGTTAAAGAGGTGGCTAAAGTTATGGGTGGAAATGGTGGCGGTAGAGATGATTTTGCTACAGCTGGAGGCAAGGCACTAGATAAAATAGAAGAAGCTCTAAAAAAAGCAAAAGAATTTGTATTGCAATCTTTATTATAA
- a CDS encoding FAD-binding and (Fe-S)-binding domain-containing protein encodes MKNFEVFLEVAKEFFKERIFTDYLRRFAYGIDASCYRYIPKAVIWANNEEEVSSLIKIAGKFEIPLTFRAAGTSLSGQACSDSVLVVCFWKQIKIAKNHESIWCDCGVIGINANEALMPFGKKIGPDPATIANAQIGGIFSNNSSGMCCGVKQNSYHTIKSVRMILEDGSILDTSSDESFNEFCQSHTKLIEDLMALHKEINSDFELKALINKKFTIKNTTGYSLNAFVDFDNPKDILNHIFIGAEGTLGFVSRVEYETIEDMPYKACALLFFKDIYSASEAILLFAKNQAIISAAEIMDYACLQSVKHLKGLPKEILELQEGNCAILIQLESQTKKELEKNIAYLTPKIEQLQTLFKVHFSFDKKEQDSWWLIRKGLLPITAGKRPKGSTVITEDICFFIEDFTQGIAEVIKLFEKYQFKGIIFGHALSGNVHFIITPNLNDSGEAKRFGDFMEELAQMVTRYQGSIKAEHGTGRMVAPFVELEWGEKAYQLNKKIKKLFDGKNIFNPDVILSEDKEIHIKNLKPSLDHYNSVSEFIGKCMECGFCEKFCPTLGFTLTPRQRISVYQEICRLEAKENLSLQEQTELQELKNGYSYYGIETCATCSACANLCPLQIDTANIAKLTKVGNFPKIAKFVAKEFHLMIPLLKGTIAFSNFTESLAKPLSKKINTILKTPAMLDYFPQANSKKEFENCFSPNSLEVVYFSSCLNRLFAPPKEAKDQRNIQEVFESLCQKSKVNVIYPKNLKGLCCSKAFKDYKETAKDMALKTFEALVEASKNGSIPIVCDHSACSLELLERAYEFEELKKVQLKIQDMPSFVLETLIPRLEITPRDSTIGVYAPCATRHYKQKEDNQSALLQIAKLCSKDVFMDKDTKCCGFAGNKGFLNPAMNQSALRNFVRFYDENPIIEGYSSSSTCEIGLSANTKRVWQHIIYLLDSCAKEAKN; translated from the coding sequence ATGAAAAATTTTGAAGTATTTTTGGAAGTTGCAAAGGAATTTTTTAAAGAAAGGATTTTTACAGATTATTTAAGACGCTTTGCCTATGGGATTGATGCTTCTTGTTATCGTTATATCCCTAAAGCAGTGATATGGGCTAATAATGAAGAGGAAGTTTCATCGCTTATTAAAATAGCAGGAAAATTTGAGATTCCACTTACCTTTAGAGCAGCAGGCACTTCACTAAGCGGACAAGCTTGTAGTGATAGTGTATTGGTGGTTTGTTTTTGGAAACAAATTAAGATAGCCAAGAATCACGAGAGTATTTGGTGTGATTGTGGCGTGATTGGCATTAATGCCAATGAAGCTTTAATGCCCTTTGGCAAAAAAATTGGTCCTGATCCTGCTACGATTGCCAATGCACAAATTGGGGGAATCTTTTCAAACAATTCTAGTGGAATGTGTTGTGGGGTTAAACAAAATAGTTATCACACTATCAAATCTGTGCGTATGATTTTAGAAGATGGAAGTATTTTAGATACTTCAAGTGATGAATCTTTTAATGAGTTTTGTCAATCTCATACAAAATTAATTGAAGATTTAATGGCACTTCATAAAGAAATTAATAGCGATTTTGAACTAAAAGCTTTGATTAATAAAAAATTCACCATTAAAAACACAACTGGATATAGCCTAAATGCTTTTGTGGATTTTGATAATCCAAAAGATATTTTGAATCATATTTTTATTGGAGCAGAAGGGACTTTAGGATTTGTTAGTCGCGTAGAATATGAAACCATTGAAGATATGCCATATAAGGCTTGTGCTTTGTTATTTTTTAAAGATATTTATTCAGCTAGTGAAGCAATTTTGCTTTTTGCAAAAAATCAAGCCATTATTAGTGCAGCTGAGATTATGGATTATGCCTGTTTGCAGAGTGTGAAGCATTTAAAAGGATTACCCAAAGAAATCTTAGAATTACAAGAAGGAAATTGTGCTATTTTAATTCAACTAGAATCGCAGACTAAAAAGGAATTAGAAAAAAATATTGCTTATTTAACTCCCAAAATAGAACAACTCCAAACGCTTTTTAAAGTTCATTTTAGTTTTGATAAAAAAGAACAAGATTCGTGGTGGTTAATACGCAAAGGGCTTTTGCCTATTACTGCTGGAAAACGCCCTAAAGGAAGCACTGTTATCACAGAGGACATTTGTTTTTTTATTGAAGATTTTACTCAAGGGATTGCAGAAGTTATTAAGCTTTTTGAAAAATATCAGTTTAAGGGAATTATTTTTGGACACGCATTGAGTGGTAATGTGCATTTTATCATTACGCCTAATTTAAATGATTCTGGAGAAGCCAAGCGATTTGGTGATTTTATGGAAGAATTAGCTCAAATGGTAACAAGGTATCAAGGCAGTATCAAAGCAGAACATGGAACAGGTAGAATGGTTGCTCCTTTTGTGGAATTAGAATGGGGAGAAAAGGCTTATCAGCTTAATAAAAAAATTAAAAAACTCTTTGATGGTAAAAATATTTTTAATCCCGATGTAATTTTAAGTGAAGATAAGGAGATTCATATTAAAAACCTTAAGCCCTCATTAGATCATTATAATTCAGTGAGTGAGTTTATTGGAAAATGTATGGAATGTGGATTTTGTGAGAAGTTTTGCCCCACACTTGGTTTTACTCTCACTCCAAGACAACGCATTAGCGTTTATCAAGAAATTTGTCGCCTAGAAGCAAAAGAAAATTTAAGCTTACAAGAACAAACAGAATTGCAAGAGCTAAAAAATGGATATAGTTATTATGGAATCGAAACTTGTGCGACTTGTTCTGCTTGTGCCAATCTTTGCCCATTACAAATTGACACGGCTAATATTGCAAAACTAACAAAAGTGGGCAATTTCCCTAAAATTGCAAAATTTGTAGCTAAAGAATTTCATTTAATGATTCCACTACTTAAAGGCACTATAGCTTTTTCAAATTTCACAGAATCCCTTGCAAAGCCCCTTTCTAAAAAAATAAACACGATCTTAAAAACTCCTGCAATGCTTGATTATTTTCCACAAGCTAATTCAAAAAAAGAATTTGAAAATTGTTTTAGCCCTAACTCGCTAGAAGTGGTATATTTTTCTTCCTGCCTTAATCGCCTTTTTGCACCACCCAAAGAAGCAAAGGATCAACGCAATATTCAAGAAGTTTTTGAAAGTTTGTGTCAAAAAAGCAAAGTTAATGTGATTTATCCTAAGAATCTTAAAGGCTTGTGTTGTTCTAAGGCTTTTAAAGATTATAAGGAGACTGCAAAAGATATGGCATTAAAAACCTTTGAAGCTTTAGTTGAAGCAAGCAAAAATGGAAGCATTCCTATTGTGTGTGATCATAGTGCTTGTTCTTTGGAGCTATTAGAGAGAGCTTATGAATTTGAAGAACTTAAAAAAGTGCAATTAAAAATCCAAGATATGCCTAGCTTTGTTTTAGAGACTTTGATTCCAAGACTTGAAATTACTCCTAGAGATTCTACTATTGGAGTGTATGCACCTTGTGCAACTAGACATTATAAGCAAAAAGAAGATAATCAAAGTGCTTTACTTCAAATCGCTAAACTTTGCTCCAAAGATGTCTTTATGGATAAAGACACAAAATGCTGTGGATTTGCTGGAAATAAAGGCTTTTTAAATCCTGCGATGAATCAATCAGCCTTAAGAAATTTTGTGAGATTTTATGATGAAAATCCAATCATTGAAGGGTATTCTAGCTCTAGCACTTGCGAGATAGGCTTAAGCGCTAATACAAAAAGAGTTTGGCAGCATATTATTTATTTGCTTGATTCTTGTGCTAAGGAAGCAAAAAACTAA
- the dapE gene encoding succinyl-diaminopimelate desuccinylase, which produces MQSVEMLKKLVSYPTITPKECGIYEYIKDFLSDFKALEFEKEGIKNLFLYKEFGDCKTHLCFGGHIDVVPTGEGWESDPFIPTQKGEYLFGRGVQDMKGGVAAFLCAIREFIDSKGCFNGILSVLLTSDEEGEAIFGTKYVLEELQKLDLLPKYAIVAEPTSVNRFGDMIKIGRRGSINGKLTILGKQGHVAYPSKCINPVELIAPILSKIAGFNMDGGSEEFESSKIVITDIRGGMEVVNVTPNDLKIMFNIRNSPQTSLQDIEDYLENLLRDIPHHLELKQSSKPFLTNSSNFIVKKLLESLQNTLKITPTLSTSGGTSDARYFAEYGVKVVECGVCNDTIHSVNERVKISEIEELKAVFVELLQIFNKE; this is translated from the coding sequence ATGCAAAGTGTTGAAATGCTAAAAAAGCTTGTGAGTTATCCGACTATCACTCCAAAGGAATGTGGAATCTATGAATATATTAAAGATTTTCTTTCTGATTTTAAAGCTTTGGAATTTGAAAAAGAGGGGATAAAAAATTTATTTTTATATAAGGAATTTGGGGATTGTAAAACGCATTTGTGTTTTGGGGGACATATTGATGTAGTCCCAACTGGAGAGGGTTGGGAGAGTGATCCATTTATCCCCACACAAAAAGGCGAGTATCTCTTTGGTCGTGGAGTGCAAGATATGAAAGGCGGAGTGGCTGCCTTTTTGTGCGCGATAAGGGAGTTTATAGATTCAAAGGGTTGCTTTAATGGAATCCTTTCTGTTTTGCTAACAAGCGATGAAGAAGGGGAGGCGATTTTTGGAACAAAATATGTTTTAGAAGAATTGCAAAAGTTAGATTTACTTCCAAAATATGCGATTGTTGCAGAGCCAACTAGTGTCAATAGATTTGGAGATATGATTAAGATTGGTCGGCGTGGATCTATTAATGGTAAGCTCACGATTCTTGGCAAGCAAGGTCATGTAGCTTACCCCAGTAAATGCATTAATCCAGTGGAGCTTATTGCGCCCATTTTATCTAAAATTGCAGGTTTTAATATGGATGGTGGGAGTGAGGAATTTGAATCAAGTAAAATAGTTATTACCGATATACGCGGGGGAATGGAAGTGGTTAATGTAACCCCTAATGACTTAAAAATAATGTTTAATATTCGGAATTCTCCCCAAACAAGTTTGCAGGATATAGAGGATTACTTAGAGAATCTTTTGCGTGATATACCGCATCATTTGGAATTAAAGCAAAGCTCAAAGCCTTTTTTGACAAATTCTAGTAACTTTATTGTGAAAAAACTTCTAGAATCTTTGCAAAATACATTAAAAATAACACCCACTCTAAGCACAAGTGGTGGAACAAGTGATGCAAGATATTTTGCAGAATATGGTGTGAAAGTTGTAGAATGTGGTGTATGTAATGATACAATTCATTCGGTTAATGAAAGAGTGAAAATCAGTGAAATAGAAGAGTTAAAAGCGGTTTTTGTTGAGCTATTGCAAATATTTAACAAGGAATAA
- the cmoA gene encoding carboxy-S-adenosyl-L-methionine synthase CmoA: protein MDKIFMESPQKQFEFDEKVAGVFDDMLSRSIPHYKEVLSLSADFALKFIKEDSNLLDLGTSTGAMLIEIASKADFKVNLFGIDNSSFMLKHARNKLEAYGMQAELICGDILEEAFPKCDCIIANYTLQFIRPLQREKLVQKIFDSLNDEGVFILSEKVICENKRLDFEMIDYYLKAKKKQGYSEFEIAKKREALENVLIPYSENENKKMLQNCGFKHIETFFKWVNFASLIAMK from the coding sequence ATGGATAAGATTTTTATGGAATCTCCTCAAAAACAATTTGAATTTGATGAGAAAGTCGCTGGGGTTTTTGATGATATGTTAAGTCGTTCTATCCCGCATTACAAAGAAGTCTTATCCCTAAGTGCTGACTTTGCTTTAAAGTTTATTAAAGAAGATTCTAATCTTTTAGATCTAGGGACTTCTACAGGTGCAATGCTAATAGAAATTGCCTCTAAAGCAGATTTTAAAGTCAATCTTTTTGGGATTGATAATTCTAGCTTTATGCTAAAACACGCTAGAAATAAATTAGAAGCTTATGGAATGCAAGCAGAGCTTATTTGTGGGGATATTTTAGAAGAAGCCTTTCCTAAATGCGATTGCATTATTGCAAATTATACTCTGCAATTCATTCGCCCACTGCAACGAGAAAAGCTAGTTCAAAAAATCTTTGATTCGCTTAATGATGAGGGGGTTTTTATCTTGTCTGAAAAAGTGATTTGTGAAAATAAGCGGCTTGATTTTGAGATGATTGATTATTATCTTAAAGCTAAAAAAAAGCAAGGCTATAGCGAGTTTGAAATTGCAAAAAAACGGGAAGCTTTGGAGAATGTGTTGATTCCTTATAGCGAAAATGAGAATAAAAAAATGCTGCAAAACTGCGGTTTTAAACATATTGAAACCTTTTTTAAATGGGTGAATTTTGCGAGTTTGATTGCAATGAAATAA
- a CDS encoding bifunctional riboflavin kinase/FAD synthetase, producing MNFLSLVKEREKANTFTSIALGKFDGMHIAHQEIFKALDHQGVILCIETNRGELLPKPYRDFYTHFPIYHLDLNIVKEKNDIEFVKFLMEILPNLKRIVVGYDFRFGKDRNYYTFDLKKHFKGEVIVIDEVFYKKLSVHSGLIKELLINGNLKLANKLLGREFEIQGKIIKGQGIGRKQLYATINLENDGFLLPQEGVYAGFIQLGKQSHITPKYPAVIFIGNRVSTDKSFAIEGHLLGIELEVQTTKAGFYFYRKIRENEYFDTLEALKEQIKQDINQAYKLLKIQPKETPNG from the coding sequence TTGAATTTTTTATCGCTTGTCAAAGAGAGAGAAAAAGCTAATACTTTTACAAGCATTGCCTTAGGAAAATTTGATGGTATGCATATTGCTCATCAAGAAATTTTTAAGGCTTTGGATCATCAAGGGGTAATTTTGTGTATTGAAACAAATAGGGGCGAATTGTTACCTAAGCCTTATAGGGATTTTTATACACATTTTCCTATTTATCATCTTGATTTGAATATTGTCAAAGAAAAAAATGATATTGAGTTTGTAAAATTCCTTATGGAGATTCTGCCCAATCTCAAACGAATTGTGGTGGGATATGATTTCCGTTTTGGTAAAGATAGAAATTACTACACTTTTGATTTAAAAAAACACTTCAAAGGTGAAGTAATTGTGATTGATGAAGTATTTTATAAGAAACTTTCGGTTCATAGTGGTTTAATCAAAGAATTATTAATTAATGGCAATTTAAAGTTAGCCAATAAGCTTTTAGGACGTGAATTTGAGATACAAGGAAAGATTATTAAAGGGCAAGGCATAGGCAGAAAGCAACTTTATGCGACGATTAATTTAGAAAATGATGGATTTTTGCTTCCCCAAGAAGGTGTTTATGCGGGGTTTATTCAATTAGGCAAACAAAGCCATATAACCCCCAAATATCCTGCAGTTATTTTTATTGGAAATCGCGTTAGCACTGACAAAAGCTTTGCAATTGAGGGACATTTATTAGGCATTGAATTAGAAGTTCAAACAACAAAGGCGGGTTTTTATTTTTATAGAAAAATTCGTGAAAATGAATATTTTGATACTTTAGAAGCATTAAAAGAGCAAATCAAACAGGATATTAATCAAGCCTATAAACTCTTAAAAATTCAACCAAAGGAAACTCCAAATGGATAA
- a CDS encoding TlyA family RNA methyltransferase: MRLDLFCVQQGWFYSRNKAQEAIQKGIVLVDDCAVLKSSFEVLENTKVKLKQEKCFVSRAGEKLWNFLENNPIEITNSVVLDIGSSTGGFTQVMLQKGAKEVYCVDVGKNQLHKDLREDSRIHLFEEMDIRQFTPKEKDKIFDIIVCDVSFIPIQKIFYSFENRIGDWLILLFKPQFEVGKEAKRNKKGVVLDEKKIQEALWQTIIFLEKQELKVIKYEESSVRGKEGNIEFFIACQRERKS; encoded by the coding sequence ATGCGTTTGGATTTATTTTGTGTTCAACAAGGTTGGTTTTATTCGAGAAATAAAGCACAAGAAGCGATTCAAAAAGGTATTGTTTTAGTTGATGATTGTGCGGTTTTAAAAAGTTCTTTTGAAGTTTTAGAGAACACTAAGGTTAAGTTAAAACAAGAAAAATGTTTTGTTAGCAGGGCAGGTGAGAAACTTTGGAATTTTTTAGAAAACAATCCTATAGAGATTACAAATAGTGTTGTGCTTGATATTGGTTCTAGCACGGGCGGATTTACGCAAGTAATGCTCCAAAAAGGTGCAAAGGAAGTTTATTGTGTTGATGTTGGCAAGAATCAACTTCATAAAGACTTAAGAGAAGATTCTAGAATTCATCTTTTTGAAGAAATGGATATTAGACAATTCACCCCTAAAGAAAAGGACAAGATTTTTGATATTATCGTGTGTGATGTCTCTTTCATCCCCATTCAAAAAATTTTTTATTCTTTTGAAAATAGGATTGGGGATTGGCTTATTTTGCTTTTTAAACCACAATTTGAAGTAGGGAAAGAAGCCAAACGCAATAAAAAAGGAGTGGTGCTTGATGAAAAAAAGATACAAGAAGCACTTTGGCAAACTATCATTTTTTTAGAAAAACAGGAATTAAAGGTTATAAAATATGAAGAATCTTCAGTTAGAGGAAAAGAAGGAAATATTGAATTTTTTATCGCTTGTCAAAGAGAGAGAAAAAGCTAA
- a CDS encoding UDP-glucose dehydrogenase family protein — protein MNIAVIGVGYVGLVSGTCFAEMGNKVYCVDNLESKIESLKKGEIPIYEPGLEELVIKNYKSGNLHFTTSVCDALKNAEIVFIAVGTPMGEDGSADLQFVMEVAREIGQTMQKPLIIVNKSTVPIGTAQRVKSVISKALQERNLEIKFSIASNPEFLKEGDAINDFLKPDRVVIGVEDSWSKEALKELYAPFSRNHDRLIIMDIRSAEMTKYAANAMLATKISFMNEIANICEAVGANVNDVRVGIGSDKRIGYSFIYPGCGYGGSCFPKDVKALSKIAYDAGINPRIINAVEQVNLKQKKILGDKIIKRFGEDLSDRSFGIWGLSFKPETDDMREATSIVLINELIARGAIVKVYDPKAMEEAKNFYFKDTPNLLYAKNKYDALDSCDALVLITEWKEFRSPDFWEIKQRLREAIIFDGRNQYNATRLKEMGFIYYQIGVGQC, from the coding sequence ATGAATATTGCAGTAATTGGGGTAGGTTATGTTGGGCTTGTGAGTGGGACTTGCTTTGCAGAAATGGGAAATAAAGTGTATTGTGTTGATAACTTAGAATCAAAAATTGAAAGCTTAAAAAAGGGCGAAATTCCCATTTATGAGCCAGGATTAGAAGAACTTGTCATAAAAAATTATAAAAGTGGAAATCTACATTTTACTACTTCTGTGTGTGATGCTTTAAAAAATGCTGAAATTGTCTTTATTGCTGTTGGGACACCTATGGGTGAGGATGGCAGTGCAGATTTGCAATTTGTTATGGAAGTGGCAAGAGAAATTGGGCAAACTATGCAAAAGCCATTAATTATAGTTAATAAATCAACCGTGCCTATAGGGACAGCACAAAGAGTGAAAAGCGTAATTTCAAAAGCACTTCAAGAGAGAAATTTAGAAATAAAATTTAGTATAGCTAGTAATCCTGAATTCCTTAAAGAAGGTGATGCTATTAATGATTTTTTAAAGCCTGATAGGGTGGTGATTGGAGTAGAAGATTCTTGGAGCAAAGAAGCATTAAAAGAGCTTTATGCTCCCTTTAGCAGAAATCACGATCGATTGATTATTATGGATATTAGAAGTGCTGAAATGACAAAATATGCAGCCAATGCCATGTTAGCTACTAAAATTAGTTTTATGAATGAAATTGCCAATATTTGTGAAGCGGTGGGTGCTAATGTCAATGATGTGCGAGTAGGAATTGGGAGCGATAAACGCATTGGATATAGTTTTATTTACCCTGGTTGTGGCTATGGTGGAAGTTGTTTCCCTAAAGATGTAAAAGCCTTAAGCAAGATTGCCTATGATGCAGGAATAAATCCAAGAATCATTAATGCTGTAGAGCAGGTTAATTTAAAGCAAAAAAAGATATTAGGTGATAAAATTATTAAGCGTTTTGGTGAAGACTTAAGCGATAGAAGTTTTGGAATCTGGGGGCTTAGTTTCAAGCCTGAAACCGATGATATGCGAGAAGCCACTTCTATTGTGTTGATTAATGAATTAATTGCGCGTGGAGCGATTGTTAAAGTATATGATCCAAAAGCTATGGAGGAAGCAAAGAATTTTTATTTTAAAGACACGCCAAATCTTTTGTATGCTAAAAATAAATATGATGCTTTAGATTCTTGTGATGCACTGGTATTAATCACAGAATGGAAAGAGTTTAGGAGTCCTGATTTTTGGGAAATTAAACAGCGATTAAGAGAGGCAATTATTTTTGATGGCAGGAATCAATATAATGCTACAAGACTTAAAGAAATGGGGTTTATTTATTATCAAATTGGAGTAGGGCAATGCTAA